The Chitinophagaceae bacterium genome window below encodes:
- a CDS encoding alpha amylase C-terminal domain-containing protein — translation MATAFKPADWVHSTNIYEVNLRQYTAEGTFAAFAKHLPRLKDMGVEIIWFMPITSISVKNRKGSLGSYYACASYVETNPEFGTIDEFKQLVNQIHELGMKVIIDWVANHTGWDHEWTISHPEYFTQDHSGNFKPPVENWEDVIHLNFLNPALRKAMIDAMKFWVKDCAIDGFRCDMAMLVPVDFWAEARTELDKLKGLFWLGEFDQWNDEPFAYVFDVSYSWHWMHITQEFYQKHQPIVELDKALSGYQTKQPFQHIRSFFTSNHDENSWNGSEYEKYGDMAIPLAVFSCMWNGIPLIYSGQELPNLKRLQFFDKDEIEWTGNPALHQFYKKLLLLRKQQPALLSGHKDVITWRIATDHPDQLFCFVRKNKEHEIVVVLNFSPEKMSFRLQDHRVRGEFTNELTTEKNDISSDFTIEPWGYQIMTK, via the coding sequence ATGGCAACTGCTTTTAAGCCCGCTGATTGGGTTCATTCAACGAATATTTATGAGGTAAATCTCCGGCAATATACAGCCGAAGGAACATTTGCGGCATTCGCTAAACATTTACCCCGTTTGAAAGATATGGGGGTGGAAATAATCTGGTTTATGCCGATAACTTCCATTTCTGTTAAGAACAGGAAAGGCAGCCTGGGCAGTTATTATGCCTGCGCCAGTTATGTAGAAACAAATCCTGAGTTTGGAACAATTGATGAGTTTAAACAGCTGGTGAATCAAATTCATGAGCTGGGTATGAAAGTGATTATTGACTGGGTTGCCAACCACACAGGATGGGATCATGAATGGACCATTTCTCACCCGGAATACTTTACACAGGATCACTCGGGGAACTTCAAACCACCTGTTGAAAATTGGGAAGATGTAATTCATTTAAATTTCCTCAACCCTGCTTTACGCAAGGCGATGATTGATGCCATGAAATTTTGGGTGAAGGATTGTGCTATTGATGGCTTCCGTTGCGATATGGCCATGCTTGTGCCGGTAGATTTCTGGGCAGAAGCAAGAACAGAGCTGGACAAACTGAAAGGATTATTCTGGCTGGGTGAATTTGATCAATGGAACGATGAACCATTTGCTTATGTATTTGATGTAAGCTACAGCTGGCACTGGATGCATATAACACAGGAGTTTTATCAGAAACATCAACCGATTGTTGAGCTGGATAAAGCATTGAGCGGCTATCAAACAAAACAGCCTTTTCAGCATATCCGTTCTTTTTTTACGAGTAATCATGATGAAAACAGCTGGAACGGATCAGAGTATGAAAAGTACGGAGATATGGCTATCCCGTTAGCAGTATTCAGCTGTATGTGGAATGGCATTCCTCTTATTTACAGCGGACAGGAATTGCCCAATCTTAAACGGTTACAGTTTTTTGATAAGGATGAAATTGAATGGACAGGAAATCCTGCACTGCATCAGTTTTATAAAAAGCTGTTGCTGTTACGAAAGCAACAGCCTGCATTATTAAGCGGCCATAAAGATGTGATCACCTGGCGCATTGCAACAGATCATCCTGATCAGTTATTTTGTTTTGTACGAAAGAATAAAGAGCATGAAATAGTTGTTGTACTTAATTTCTCCCCAGAGAAAATGAGCTTCCGGTTACAGGATCATCGTGTAAGGGGTGAGTTTACAAATGAGCTTACTACAGAGAAGAATGATATTTCATCCGATTTTACAATTGAACCCTGGGGATACCAGATCATGACGAAATAA
- a CDS encoding Glu/Leu/Phe/Val dehydrogenase, protein MSTTNYSFFGAVEQSFDKAAAFTKWDKGILEQIQQCNSVYSMKFPVKMDDGSIEVIEAYRVQHSHHKTPCKGGIRFSMEVNQDEVMALAALMTYKCAIVNVPFGGAKGGIKIEPRKHTPYELEKVTRRYTAELVKKNFIGPGIDVPAPDYGTGEREMSWIVDTYQSLRPGEIDAAGCVTGKPLTQGGVHGRREATGLGVFYGLREMCNMTDVMSKLGMTTGIEGKRIIIQGLGNVGYHSAKFFQQAGAKIVALAEYEGSIYNYDGLDVDAVVQHRKNTKSILNFPGASNCEKNTDALELECDILIPAALENVINGDNAPRIKAKIIGEAANGPLTPEADEEFAKRGILVVPDMFLNAGGVTVSYFEWLKNLSHVRYGRLEKRFTENQNANMLNQVEELTGKRVEDKIRKTIKHGPDEVDLVYSGLEETMINAVNEVMDCWKKNPAIPDMRTAAYVVAIDKVATTYLELGIFP, encoded by the coding sequence ATGTCAACTACGAATTACAGTTTTTTCGGAGCAGTAGAACAAAGCTTCGATAAAGCAGCAGCCTTTACCAAATGGGATAAAGGTATCCTTGAACAGATTCAGCAATGCAACAGTGTGTACAGTATGAAATTTCCAGTAAAAATGGATGACGGCAGTATTGAAGTTATTGAAGCCTACCGTGTACAGCACTCACATCACAAAACACCCTGCAAAGGTGGTATCCGTTTCTCAATGGAAGTAAACCAGGACGAAGTAATGGCCTTAGCAGCACTGATGACTTACAAGTGTGCTATTGTAAACGTTCCGTTTGGTGGTGCAAAGGGTGGTATTAAAATTGAGCCGAGAAAGCACACCCCTTATGAATTGGAAAAAGTTACACGCCGTTACACAGCTGAATTGGTGAAGAAAAACTTTATTGGCCCTGGCATTGATGTTCCCGCCCCTGATTACGGTACAGGTGAAAGAGAAATGTCCTGGATCGTGGATACTTATCAATCACTCCGCCCCGGAGAAATTGATGCCGCCGGTTGTGTAACCGGTAAGCCGCTAACCCAAGGGGGGGTTCATGGCCGCAGAGAGGCAACCGGCCTTGGCGTATTTTACGGTCTCCGTGAAATGTGCAATATGACTGATGTAATGTCGAAGCTGGGAATGACAACCGGTATTGAAGGAAAGCGTATCATTATCCAGGGACTTGGAAATGTAGGCTATCATTCAGCTAAGTTTTTCCAGCAAGCCGGAGCTAAAATTGTAGCTCTTGCAGAATATGAAGGCAGTATTTATAACTACGACGGATTAGATGTTGATGCTGTAGTTCAGCACCGTAAAAACACAAAATCCATCTTAAACTTTCCGGGAGCTTCAAATTGTGAAAAAAATACAGATGCTTTGGAGCTTGAATGTGATATACTTATTCCAGCTGCACTTGAAAATGTAATCAATGGTGATAATGCACCAAGGATAAAAGCAAAAATTATTGGAGAAGCTGCTAATGGCCCTTTAACACCGGAGGCAGATGAAGAATTTGCAAAACGTGGTATACTGGTTGTTCCTGATATGTTCCTGAACGCCGGTGGGGTAACCGTTTCTTATTTTGAATGGCTGAAAAACTTAAGCCATGTACGCTACGGCCGTTTGGAAAAACGTTTTACTGAAAATCAGAATGCAAATATGCTGAACCAAGTGGAAGAATTAACCGGTAAAAGAGTGGAAGATAAAATTCGTAAAACGATTAAACACGGACCGGATGAAGTTGACCTTGTTTACAGCGGATTGGAAGAAACCATGATCAATGCTGTAAATGAAGTAATGGATTGCTGGAAGAAAAACCCCGCAATTCCCGACATGCGAACTGCAGCATATGTCGTTGCTATTGACAAAGTAGCCACCACATACCTGGAGCTTGGCATTTTCCCATAA
- a CDS encoding CcmD family protein, translated as MRKLFLLTLSLLFSAFELMAQTTDDNSVMASNGKIYVVLAVCLTIFAGIVLYLVRIDRKISRMEKKKD; from the coding sequence ATGCGTAAATTATTTTTATTAACCCTTTCCCTCCTGTTTTCTGCGTTTGAATTAATGGCACAAACCACTGATGATAATTCAGTAATGGCAAGCAATGGAAAAATCTATGTTGTGCTTGCTGTTTGCCTCACCATCTTCGCAGGCATTGTTCTTTATCTGGTTCGTATTGACCGGAAGATATCAAGAATGGAAAAAAAGAAAGATTAA
- the ccsA gene encoding cytochrome c biogenesis protein CcsA: MKKSWWKILAVVLLLYTFTAGLLIKVPIIGNLHQTIRNLFFHVPMWFGQMILLLVSLIFSIRYLRSGNLEDDIKAREYARTGVIYGLLGLLTGAIWANFTWGKPWSNDPKQIAVAIALLIYLAYFVLRNSMPDMDKRARVSSVYNIFAYFIYVPLIMILPRLVQSLHPGGKGVEGNPALGGQDLDPTMRLVFWPGVIGWTLLGVWMTTLLIRLYKLKEKNWIHA, encoded by the coding sequence ATGAAAAAATCCTGGTGGAAGATATTAGCAGTTGTATTATTGCTCTATACATTTACCGCAGGACTCCTTATCAAAGTCCCTATTATTGGTAACCTGCATCAAACCATCCGCAATTTATTTTTCCATGTGCCCATGTGGTTTGGCCAGATGATTCTGTTACTGGTATCATTGATCTTTTCTATCCGCTATTTAAGAAGCGGCAATTTAGAAGATGATATTAAAGCCCGTGAATATGCACGCACAGGAGTAATTTATGGTTTGCTCGGATTACTGACCGGGGCCATCTGGGCAAATTTTACATGGGGGAAACCATGGAGCAATGATCCCAAGCAGATTGCAGTTGCTATTGCATTACTCATTTACCTTGCCTACTTTGTTTTGCGTAATTCAATGCCCGATATGGATAAGCGTGCAAGAGTGAGCAGCGTCTATAACATCTTTGCCTATTTTATTTATGTTCCATTGATTATGATCTTACCAAGACTGGTGCAATCATTACATCCCGGAGGAAAGGGTGTGGAAGGCAACCCGGCATTAGGCGGCCAGGATCTTGACCCGACAATGCGGTTGGTTTTTTGGCCCGGCGTTATTGGCTGGACTTTACTGGGAGTATGGATGACTACCTTACTTATCCGCCTTTATAAACTCAAAGAAAAAAACTGGATACATGCGTAA
- a CDS encoding heme exporter protein CcmB: MLSSQKIIALFKKDLLLEIRQQYTFYGILLYIASTIFVLFLAMGQPDASVWNGLFWMNLLFICINAVAKSFLQESRGRMLYYYSIAGALDFIIAKVLYNIVLMLVMSLLSILLFSFFLGTPYGNTLNFLGIGVLGGISISLVFTLLAAIAARANQNAALMAILGFPLIIPQLLLLVKISKSVFGEVFRDGALTQMVLLLSGLDLMVVILSLILFPFLWKD; the protein is encoded by the coding sequence TTGCTTTCGTCCCAAAAAATAATTGCACTTTTTAAAAAGGATCTGCTGCTTGAAATAAGACAGCAGTACACTTTTTATGGAATACTATTGTATATCGCCAGTACCATTTTTGTATTGTTCTTAGCCATGGGGCAACCCGATGCAAGTGTTTGGAATGGTTTATTCTGGATGAACCTTCTGTTTATCTGTATTAACGCTGTTGCCAAAAGTTTTTTGCAGGAAAGCCGTGGACGAATGCTGTATTATTATTCAATTGCCGGTGCATTGGATTTCATTATTGCAAAAGTGCTGTATAATATTGTGCTGATGCTGGTGATGAGTTTACTCAGTATTTTACTCTTTAGTTTTTTCCTGGGCACACCTTATGGAAATACGCTGAACTTTCTTGGAATAGGTGTTTTAGGGGGCATCAGTATAAGTTTAGTATTTACATTACTGGCAGCTATTGCTGCAAGAGCCAATCAAAATGCTGCCCTCATGGCTATTCTTGGCTTCCCCCTTATCATTCCGCAACTGTTGCTGCTGGTAAAAATATCAAAGAGTGTATTTGGGGAAGTTTTCAGAGATGGAGCTTTAACACAAATGGTTTTATTATTAAGCGGACTGGACCTGATGGTTGTAATCCTGAGCCTTATTTTATTCCCCTTTTTATGGAAAGATTAG
- a CDS encoding thymidine kinase, translating into MFIEPNIRGDRRGWIEVICGSMFSGKTEELIRRLKRARIANLKVEIFKPAVDVRYHEMKIVSHDENAILSTPIDNSQKILLLSQDVEVIGIDEAQFFDAEITNVCEQLALRGARVIVAGLDMDYKKQPFGQMPNLLAVADYITKLHAICVVCGNIANYSYRTSSEGGQVVLGEKDKYEPRCRHCYHHQ; encoded by the coding sequence ATGTTTATAGAACCTAATATAAGAGGCGATCGAAGAGGCTGGATTGAAGTGATCTGCGGCTCCATGTTCAGTGGTAAAACAGAAGAGCTGATACGCAGGTTGAAACGTGCACGCATTGCTAACCTGAAAGTGGAAATTTTTAAACCGGCTGTAGATGTACGTTATCATGAAATGAAAATTGTTTCGCATGATGAAAACGCTATCCTCTCCACCCCTATTGATAATTCACAGAAAATTTTATTGCTGTCGCAGGATGTGGAAGTGATTGGTATTGATGAGGCCCAGTTTTTTGATGCAGAAATCACCAATGTATGCGAACAGTTAGCCTTGCGTGGCGCAAGGGTGATTGTTGCGGGGCTTGATATGGATTATAAAAAACAGCCCTTCGGACAAATGCCCAACCTGCTTGCAGTTGCAGATTATATTACCAAGCTGCATGCTATTTGTGTAGTGTGTGGCAATATCGCCAACTATTCATACCGTACTTCCAGTGAAGGTGGCCAGGTTGTATTAGGCGAAAAAGATAAGTATGAGCCGAGGTGCCGTCATTGTTATCATCATCAATAA
- a CDS encoding 3-deoxy-D-manno-octulosonic acid transferase, with protein MIFFYNIFRLVFKSGISIAAGWNSKAKKWVAGRRNWQDGLSSNWKIEPGDFVIWMHCASLGEFEQGRPIIEKLQSEIPASKIVLTFFSPSGYEIRKNYEKADYVMYLPLDSKENAAAFLELIKPQLAIFVKYEFWHFYLQELRNRKIETILVSGIFRSSQPFFQWWGGFHRNMLNNFSHLFVQNKASKELLDEIGLGDKTTVAGDTRFDRVLESVQQWKPVPHIDDFCTDQFVIVAGSTWPQDETILSEFINGHGNNQKLIIAPHEIKDENIRRIKSLFPDSILFSELSIQQSPVTSHRVLIIDNIGYLSRLYKYASVCYVGGGFNKSGHHNILEAAVYAKPVITGPNFQKFKESVDLKKLKASYTIENTSELKQVMLTINIEEAGKIAENYVKKMAEQPILSSTGFR; from the coding sequence ATGATTTTCTTCTATAACATATTCCGCCTGGTTTTTAAATCAGGAATTTCCATAGCCGCCGGCTGGAACAGCAAGGCTAAAAAATGGGTGGCTGGCCGCAGAAACTGGCAGGACGGACTTTCTTCGAATTGGAAAATTGAGCCCGGCGATTTTGTCATTTGGATGCATTGTGCCTCACTGGGAGAATTTGAACAGGGAAGGCCCATCATTGAAAAACTGCAATCAGAAATACCTGCATCCAAAATAGTACTTACTTTTTTTTCTCCCTCCGGCTATGAAATCAGGAAAAATTATGAGAAAGCAGACTATGTGATGTACCTGCCGCTTGATTCAAAAGAAAATGCTGCTGCTTTCCTGGAACTGATAAAACCTCAGTTAGCCATTTTTGTGAAGTATGAATTCTGGCATTTCTATTTACAGGAACTGAGAAACAGAAAAATTGAAACCATTCTTGTATCCGGCATTTTCCGTTCATCCCAGCCATTCTTCCAATGGTGGGGAGGTTTTCACCGGAACATGCTGAATAATTTCTCTCATTTGTTTGTACAAAATAAAGCATCAAAAGAATTGCTGGATGAAATTGGTTTAGGCGATAAAACCACCGTTGCAGGTGATACAAGATTTGATCGTGTACTGGAATCCGTTCAGCAATGGAAACCTGTTCCGCATATTGATGATTTTTGTACGGATCAGTTTGTCATTGTTGCAGGCAGCACCTGGCCACAGGATGAAACCATCCTTTCTGAATTCATCAACGGCCACGGCAATAATCAAAAACTCATTATTGCTCCGCATGAAATTAAAGATGAAAATATAAGAAGAATAAAAAGCCTTTTTCCCGATTCTATTCTGTTTTCAGAATTGAGTATACAACAATCACCTGTAACATCTCACCGGGTGCTGATCATTGATAATATTGGCTATCTCTCCCGTTTATATAAATACGCATCAGTCTGTTATGTTGGCGGAGGCTTCAATAAAAGCGGGCATCATAATATTTTAGAAGCAGCTGTATATGCCAAACCTGTCATTACAGGACCAAATTTTCAAAAGTTTAAAGAAAGTGTTGATCTGAAAAAACTCAAAGCAAGTTATACAATTGAAAATACTTCCGAATTAAAGCAGGTAATGCTTACAATAAATATTGAAGAAGCAGGTAAAATTGCAGAAAACTATGTAAAGAAAATGGCGGAGCAACCAATACTATCTTCAACTGGCTTCAGGTAA
- a CDS encoding DegT/DnrJ/EryC1/StrS family aminotransferase gives MRPIQMVDLKQQYLAIKQEVDAAILDVLDSSAFINGKAVQNLAADLSTYMGVKHTIPCANGTDALQIAMMALNLQPGDEVITPSFTYIATTEVVALLRLKPVFVEVDPKTFCIDPDALRKAITPKTKAIVPVHLYGHVANMKEIMDIAAEYHLFVIEDTAQAIGADYIYPDGTKKKAGSIGTIGCTSFFPSKNLGCYGDGGAMFTNDDVLADKLKMIANHGQKVRYYHEMVGCNSRLDTIQAAVLNIKLKKLDEYIAARRKAADYYDAAFAGHKHITTPYRAPYSNHVFHQYTLTLDGFEDVAAVRNGLNAFLAEQKIPSMIYYPVPAHRQKMFEAFGGGDYDLKITDWLTDRVISLPMHTELEEEQLSFITKNVLDFLSHKN, from the coding sequence ATGCGACCTATACAGATGGTAGACCTTAAGCAGCAATATCTTGCGATTAAGCAGGAAGTAGATGCTGCAATTTTAGATGTTCTTGACAGTTCTGCATTTATTAACGGTAAAGCTGTTCAGAACTTAGCTGCTGATCTCAGTACGTACATGGGTGTAAAGCATACAATTCCCTGTGCTAATGGAACCGATGCCTTACAAATTGCCATGATGGCTCTGAATCTGCAACCCGGTGATGAAGTGATTACTCCATCGTTTACTTATATCGCCACAACAGAAGTTGTGGCTTTGTTACGTTTAAAACCGGTGTTTGTTGAAGTGGATCCCAAAACATTTTGTATTGATCCTGATGCTCTCCGCAAAGCCATCACTCCCAAAACAAAGGCAATTGTTCCTGTTCATTTGTATGGCCATGTAGCCAACATGAAAGAAATTATGGACATTGCTGCAGAGTATCACCTGTTTGTAATTGAAGATACTGCACAGGCAATAGGTGCCGATTATATTTATCCTGACGGTACAAAAAAGAAAGCAGGTTCAATTGGTACAATTGGCTGTACGTCTTTTTTTCCTTCAAAGAATCTTGGATGTTATGGCGATGGCGGTGCAATGTTTACCAACGACGATGTATTAGCTGATAAGTTGAAGATGATTGCCAATCATGGTCAGAAAGTTCGTTACTACCATGAGATGGTTGGTTGTAATTCAAGGTTGGATACAATACAGGCTGCAGTGTTGAATATCAAATTAAAAAAGCTGGATGAATATATTGCTGCAAGAAGAAAGGCAGCTGATTATTATGATGCTGCATTTGCAGGTCATAAACATATTACAACTCCTTACCGTGCTCCTTACAGCAATCATGTATTCCACCAGTATACATTAACCCTGGATGGCTTTGAAGATGTTGCCGCTGTAAGAAACGGGTTGAATGCTTTTTTGGCTGAGCAGAAAATTCCATCCATGATTTATTATCCTGTACCGGCTCACCGTCAGAAAATGTTTGAAGCATTTGGTGGTGGTGATTATGATTTAAAGATTACGGATTGGTTAACTGACCGTGTAATTTCTTTACCGATGCATACTGAATTAGAGGAAGAGCAATTGAGCTTCATTACAAAAAATGTATTGGATTTCCTTTCGCATAAAAATTAA
- a CDS encoding UDP-glucose/GDP-mannose dehydrogenase family protein, with translation MKIAVVGTGYVGLVTGTCFAETGNRVTCIDIDQTKIEKLSKGQITIYEPGLEKIFLRNLNEGRLHFTTNLTEGIKDAAIIFLALPTPPGEDGSADLKYILGVADDLGKILTDFKVIVDKSTVPVGTADKVAAAIAKNCKVEFAVVSNPEFLREGVAVEDFMKPDRVVVGTSNEKAKKVMTELYAPFVRSGNPVIFMDEKSAELTKYAANSFLAVKISFMNEIARLCEKVGADVDMVRKGVGSDDRIGKRFFFPGIGYGGSCFPKDVQALVRSSTEVNYDFEILNAVMKVNEEQKLFLMPKINAYFKNDLKGKRFAMWGLAFKPNTDDIREAPALYMIDALTEAGATVCAYDPEGMANVKQVVGNRIDFAANQYDALKNADALIIATEWSEFRTPEFEKISELLKSKVIFDGRNVYDREQMKQFGYHYESVGREAVIK, from the coding sequence ATGAAAATCGCAGTAGTAGGAACCGGTTATGTAGGCTTGGTAACAGGAACCTGTTTTGCCGAAACCGGTAACAGAGTAACATGTATCGATATTGATCAAACCAAAATTGAAAAATTATCAAAAGGTCAGATCACTATTTACGAGCCGGGATTAGAAAAAATTTTTCTCCGTAATTTAAATGAGGGCCGCCTGCATTTTACAACGAATCTTACAGAAGGCATTAAAGATGCAGCCATTATTTTCCTTGCTTTACCAACACCTCCCGGTGAAGATGGAAGTGCAGATTTAAAATATATATTGGGAGTGGCCGATGATTTAGGAAAAATTCTCACCGACTTTAAAGTGATTGTTGATAAAAGTACAGTACCTGTTGGTACAGCTGATAAAGTTGCTGCTGCTATTGCAAAAAACTGTAAAGTGGAATTTGCTGTAGTCAGTAATCCTGAGTTTTTAAGAGAAGGTGTGGCAGTGGAGGATTTTATGAAGCCTGATCGTGTTGTTGTTGGGACCAGCAATGAAAAAGCAAAAAAGGTGATGACAGAATTGTATGCTCCTTTTGTACGCAGTGGTAACCCGGTTATTTTTATGGATGAAAAAAGTGCGGAGTTAACCAAGTATGCAGCCAATTCATTTCTTGCTGTGAAAATTTCTTTCATGAATGAAATTGCCCGCTTATGCGAAAAAGTTGGTGCTGATGTTGATATGGTTCGTAAAGGTGTTGGCAGCGATGATCGTATCGGAAAACGCTTTTTCTTCCCCGGCATTGGATATGGCGGCAGCTGTTTCCCCAAAGATGTACAGGCATTGGTGAGATCATCAACTGAAGTAAACTATGATTTCGAAATACTGAATGCAGTGATGAAAGTAAATGAAGAACAAAAATTGTTCCTCATGCCCAAGATCAATGCTTATTTTAAAAATGATCTGAAAGGAAAACGTTTTGCCATGTGGGGGCTTGCATTTAAACCCAATACGGATGATATTCGTGAAGCACCGGCTTTATACATGATTGATGCATTAACAGAAGCAGGAGCAACTGTTTGTGCCTATGATCCCGAAGGCATGGCGAATGTAAAACAGGTAGTGGGTAACAGGATTGATTTTGCTGCCAATCAGTATGATGCATTAAAGAATGCAGATGCGCTGATTATTGCTACTGAGTGGAGCGAATTCCGTACTCCTGAGTTTGAAAAGATCAGTGAATTGCTGAAAAGCAAAGTGATTTTTGATGGACGTAATGTGTACGATAGGGAGCAAATGAAGCAATTCGGTTATCATTATGAAAGTGTGGGAAGGGAAGCCGTAATTAAATAA
- a CDS encoding SDR family oxidoreductase — protein MDRKRILITGAAGFLGSHLCDRAIKEGFRVVAMDNLITGDLKNIEHLFKLEQFEFYHHDITKFIHIPGKIDYILHFASPASPIDYLKIPIQTLKVGAHGTHNCLGLAKAKGARILVASTSEVYGDPMVHPQTEEYWGNVNPVGPRGVYDEAKRFMESITMAYNRFHGVETRIIRIFNTYGPRMRLNDGRALPAFIGQALRGEDLTVFGDGSQTRSFCYVDDLVEGIYRLLMSNYDMPVNVGNPSEISLKDFAEEIIKLTGTTQKIVYKDLPVDDPKQRQPDITKAKEILGWEPKVNRSEGLKITYEYFKNLPKEEWTKLPKEFVSIM, from the coding sequence ATGGATCGGAAAAGAATTCTAATCACTGGTGCAGCCGGCTTTCTTGGTTCACATTTGTGCGACAGGGCTATTAAGGAAGGCTTTCGTGTTGTTGCCATGGATAATCTGATTACCGGCGATCTGAAAAATATTGAACACCTGTTTAAACTGGAACAGTTTGAGTTTTATCATCATGATATTACCAAGTTCATTCATATCCCAGGCAAGATTGATTATATCCTGCATTTTGCGTCACCTGCAAGTCCTATTGACTATTTAAAAATTCCTATTCAAACATTGAAAGTGGGTGCTCATGGCACACACAATTGTTTGGGGCTTGCAAAAGCAAAAGGAGCAAGAATACTGGTCGCATCTACATCTGAAGTATATGGTGACCCGATGGTACATCCTCAAACAGAAGAATACTGGGGAAATGTAAATCCTGTTGGGCCACGTGGTGTATATGATGAAGCCAAACGTTTTATGGAAAGTATTACAATGGCTTATAACCGCTTTCATGGTGTTGAAACAAGGATCATCCGAATCTTCAATACCTACGGTCCACGTATGCGCCTCAATGATGGCCGTGCATTACCTGCATTTATTGGCCAGGCTTTGCGTGGTGAAGACCTCACTGTTTTTGGTGATGGCAGCCAGACAAGAAGTTTCTGTTATGTAGATGACCTGGTAGAAGGCATTTACCGTTTGCTGATGAGCAATTATGACATGCCGGTGAATGTTGGTAATCCATCTGAAATTTCTTTGAAAGATTTTGCGGAAGAGATCATCAAATTAACAGGCACTACCCAGAAGATTGTATACAAAGATTTGCCTGTTGATGATCCCAAGCAGCGTCAGCCCGATATTACCAAGGCAAAAGAAATTCTTGGATGGGAGCCCAAAGTAAACAGGAGCGAAGGCTTAAAAATTACTTACGAGTATTTTAAAAATCTTCCAAAGGAAGAATGGACAAAACTGCCTAAAGAGTTTGTAAGCATCATGTAA